In Camelina sativa cultivar DH55 chromosome 17, Cs, whole genome shotgun sequence, the genomic stretch ACTGTGATTTGTCTTAGCGGGTAAAGATTGAGTCTTGGCGGGGAAATTGGAGTTGGGTACCGAGTTAAGGTGAGAGATTGCATTATATTTCTGGGATTAGAGCAACTGCGAAACTCAATCCCATCTGGGTAAGCTTCAAAATCTTGGATAACTAATGGAAGATGACGAATCTCTCACATCTCAGACTGCAGCATAGCATCGACTTACGgttattttttgaaattgagATTCCGGTTAAGTTATGAACCAGGTTTAATTATCGGTTTGATATGATTaacagaaaactaaaaaaatctattaaaaattaataattaattagataaccaggttaaaattggaattttagttttgttgaaaaatcgtgtgtacaagaataacaaaacttattattttaggttttaaatgacacgtttttattatttggtatatttttattccaatccaaaaccattgggtattaaacgtccaaataaaaataacgaGGTACGTAGTAGGTGAAAGGCTATGCAAAGTTCCTTTTCGACAacttatctctttgttttttttacgttttaaaaaaaaattagttctggagacgttcttttttttctttttctaaagaCGTTTCTAGATGTCGTATAGAAATGATTACAAGATACCAATCTGAATTTACACTAGAGTAAGTAGTAACTACTACTAGACTACAATTACAACACGTAGGTAACTTTTCCAGTACACAGCTTTATTTCACATGTTTTTCCATCAATTTCAACTAATAATACACGTTTCAGAATCATCAAACAAATGCTTTTTAAGAAAGCTTTTGATGTATTAATTGATCATATAATTAAACCGTCATAATCTATATTCTTCATTCCCTTgtcaacaaattcatcaaactataatcctaattttaatattaccAATATAATCTATCGAACTAAGTATTACTTTAACACTTAAtgttatatacagtatatatcgATGTTTAAATCTGTGTTCGATCTAATTAAGAGAACCTACAAATATGGGAATCCGCAAGAATCAAAAGGGGTCCATCAAAGTCTCCACCACCAATCACCTGTGATCGCTCGCACACTTAACTATACGATCTTTGTAGGCATTAAACGGCGCGTGTCATCTTGATCCCATCGCGAGATATACCTTTCACGCTCATAGACCCCGCTTACCTCAGCACCTGTCCTGGTCGTCGACAATATTAAGAAAAGCTGAGAAACCAACAAAACACATCATGACATCATGTCACTGATTCATAAGCTGACTCACTCTGATATTCAGGCCCATTGGGCCTAATTCCACAAATTATATTATCCAGCAACAAGCTGATTGACATTTCTAACGTGCGTTTTAATTGTGATATCATTTTACAGGTCAGTTTGTTGTCTGACAATGGTAGCACCAAGAATGACTTCAAGCTCCCTACCGATGACACTCTAGATCTGCTCCAACAGGTTAAGTTCTACATGTCCATCACATTAACAAATAATGTTGTATAGGAAAATATGAAATCATCACTCTATCGATTTATGAAACTGGATGAGAAAAAAAGTAGAGAGTAATGACTCAGATACCTGATTTTTATGTGACCCTCTCACTCTCTTTGTTATGAGCTTCATCGTCTTAAGTGTTCATTAGTCTTCCTTTACTCAGACATTATATTGTCGtcaacctttttcttttatccGGCCCCTTCTGTTTGATTGGCTGCCCAAATGTCAACGTGTTCCACTCATGATTCTAACCTATTATGCGCAAAGTCTTAACTCGTGCGTTTGGGTAGAGACGTATAAGCAATACCATAATAGGATATATGGACtataattttaatgaaaaatgcTAACAAACCTCATAAAAGTATCAGTTTAATAGTATCTAGAAGTGAAAGTAAATCTAAATAGTACTATTCATTTCTACTTATGAAAGCAATTACTAGTAGACAATAGTTAATAATCTATTAAAACTCAGAGTTcccttaatttaattaaaaaaacttaagaagAGATTAACAAAGGACACATGTTTAATGAAAACTTAACGAAGCTGCAATAAGctcttgtatattttttaaataaatactactactactactaaattaaaaaattgttgtaAACTGTTTTAGATCGAATTTATTAATGCAATCACATATCTTTGTGGGTAATAAATGAAAGGTATTCAACTCCTACAGCCAACGTGTGTCCCACATAGATTATAGTAAGaatgttaataataatattatctctTTAGCTCTCTTGCAAAAGTCAAATGTCTCTTCAATGTTGCCagttttctttatttcctcAGCTCACGTTTCCTCCTATTACAACCCAAAAGtccactaaaacaaaaaatactatGATAAATTTATACGTATACAAATCCATTGCTTTcacttagagaaaaaaaaaaaaaaaaaaaacaaattgtattaCAGAAATAACATGTATTTTATACTGCcggtttttttatttggttataactAGAAAAAACAGCGCTCATGGTATGTATGATTAGGCAGGCTTAATATTCGACAGCCCATTAAGATACGAAATGGGCCTTAAAAAACGGAAAGTGAGTTGTCATTTTCTGATACGTACAACGTGGAGTAGCTTGTGGCCTTGTCCGGGGATGTCCGAGCCTCGTTCGCTCCAGGTTCACCGTACAACAACAAAACCGACGCTTTTTGTAAAGGTGAGAAAACCTAAATCGATCTATTTGGtacagttttttgttttgctttgacTAAGAAGAGATTCATagtatgttttatgtttgttatatCAAAaggattaataataataagttagATTCAGTCACGTAACCTTATGTTGTCGTGGTGGAATTAGTAATACTCATCTTCATCtcttaaaatgtaaaaactattaattcttttttctttcattcattTACCCTTGCATTCTcagaaagtttttaaaaatgcttaagattttaaagtattgtaaattttattagaaatatgCATGATCttttaattgatatttgtttttttaatgatatatttgtttatatagaaaaatagagataaatatacatatatactactaACTAATAGGACAAAAATTCAACCTTTAAATTAAATGTACAAAACGACAAGAAAAATATCAATTGATGTGAAACATTATTACTTTTCCAATTTTTTCTACTGTCTCCTTAATTATTGGATTTTTATACATGTGGAGATGTGTTTCACTTCATTCATAATtaactcaaataaataaatttaactaGTTCAAGAAGTCTGAACAATATTATTTactcaaataaaccaaattaagtACTTACTAGTATTGTTTTTTCACacaggaaaaaataaaaaagagagagagaggaaaaggagaaagagctttgtttacattacattacataaCAAAACATAGCTGCAGCGTGGACTTTCTACTGCAAACCCAAAAAGTgttaattaatctttttatgtttttcagaTCCATTTTAAGACTCCAGAAAGAAGCAGAACAAGGGACAACTACAAAACTCTAAAATCTCCATTAAAAAGAGatatagtattattaaaaagaaaacaaaacggcaaaaaaaaaaaaaaaaagtgaagcgAAACACGACACGGATTCACACATACAGATATATACAAAAAGGATTTTAGATTTGAGAAACcaaaaagtttctttttttcatctttgtttttgataattgagttgttggggttttttttttttctttttccgtttGTTAATTTTGGAGATCGATGtcggaaaaggaagaagaggttCCGTCGACATCAAAGTCTACCGGAGCTCCGTCGCGACCTACTTTATCTCTTCCTCCACGTCCTTTTAGTGAGATGTTCTTTAACGGTGGCGTTGGATTTAGTCCTGGTCCGATGACTCTTGTCTCTAATATGTTCTCTGATTCCGATGAGTTTAGGTCTTTCTCTCAGCTTCTTGCTGGAGCTATGGCTTCTCCTGccactgctgctgctgctgcgtcGGGTGGTGCTAGTGATTACCACCAGAGAATTGGTGGTGATGggaatgataataataataatagctcgagtggtggtggtggtgatgttgACCCGAGATTCAAACAGAACAGACCCACCGGTTTGATGATTTCTCAATCTCAATCGCCGTCGATGCTCACCTTACCTCCTGGTTTAAGTCCGGCGATGCGGCTCGATTCACCTAGCTTTTTGGGTCTTTTCTCTCCCGTTCAGGTTTTTTTAGATTCATCATCTctctaaccattttttttttgttctgtttggGTTTTTGGTTGAaagtttaaaaatctatttgTGGAAactgtgtgttttctttgttgagctgttttcttgttttttttttgttttgttggctGCTGTGGTAAAAAAATAACACGTTTTTGTTAGCAAATCTAGGTATTATTCCAAcaaattatagattttgtaaCCATTTTGCTGGAATCATTCATTCTTTAGGTCAAAATTTGGACACTATGAGATTAGAATTGATTTAGGGATTATTAGAGGTTTGAGGATTTCTCCTAAAGGAAGGAACTTTGCAACTCAACTGTAAAATAGGTAGGAAGTTTcagagaagaacaacaaaaggAGGAGCTTGTTGATCAAGATTTGGGCTTGCTTAAGGTTTCTGTATAAATCCTCTGGAAGATTTCTTGGTGCTTATGACCTCGTATGTTTGATTATGGTGCTTATGACCTCGTATGTTTGATTATGGTGCTTAGTCCAAATGGTTCCTTTAGACAGGCCTTTGCTATATTCTCTTTTGATAGGGTTGTTTTTGACTTGGGTTATTGTGGCTCTCCTTTTTCTTGACTCTGAATCTGTCTTTACCTATTTTTTGTATGTGCTCGGTTTTGTTTATTTAGCGGTTCTTGTTCTAACCCGAAATGTAACAATGTGCAGGGATCATATGGAATGACACATCAGCAAGCTCTAGCTCAGGTTACTGCTCAAGCAGTTCAAGCCAATGCCAATATGCAGCCACAAACCGAGTACCCTCCTTCCTCTCAAGTTCAATCATTTTCATCTGGTCAAGCTCAGGTCCCGACCTCGGCTCCACATTCTTCAGTACCAGCTCAAAGAGAAACCTCAGATGTAACCATCATCGAGCACAGGTCACAACAGCCTCTTAATGTTGACAAACCAGCTGATGATGGCTATAACTGGCGAAAATATGGGCAAAAGCAAGTTAAAGGCAGTGAGTTCCCTCGAAGCTATTACAAGTGCACGAGTCAAGGATGCCCTGTCAAGAAGAAGGTTGAGAGATCTCTTGATGGACAAGTAACGGAAATCATCTACAAAGGTCAACACAATCACGAACCTCCTCAAAACACTAAGCGAGGAAACAAAGATAGCACCGCGAATCTAAATGGGAGTAGTTCGTTAAATAACAACCGTGGGAGTTCTGAACTGGCGGTATCACAGTTTCAAACCAATAGCTCCAACAAGACTAAGAGAGATCAACATGAAGCAGCAAGTCAAGCTACTACAACAGAGCACATGTCTGAGGCAAGTGACAGTGAAGAAGTCGGTAATGGAGAAACTGGTgtaagagagaaagatgaaaacGAGCCTGATACCAAGAGAAGGTAAAGTTATAAGCTCTGTTGATGATTGATTAC encodes the following:
- the LOC104755689 gene encoding probable WRKY transcription factor 4; the encoded protein is MSEKEEEVPSTSKSTGAPSRPTLSLPPRPFSEMFFNGGVGFSPGPMTLVSNMFSDSDEFRSFSQLLAGAMASPATAAAAASGGASDYHQRIGGDGNDNNNNSSSGGGGDVDPRFKQNRPTGLMISQSQSPSMLTLPPGLSPAMRLDSPSFLGLFSPVQGSYGMTHQQALAQVTAQAVQANANMQPQTEYPPSSQVQSFSSGQAQVPTSAPHSSVPAQRETSDVTIIEHRSQQPLNVDKPADDGYNWRKYGQKQVKGSEFPRSYYKCTSQGCPVKKKVERSLDGQVTEIIYKGQHNHEPPQNTKRGNKDSTANLNGSSSLNNNRGSSELAVSQFQTNSSNKTKRDQHEAASQATTTEHMSEASDSEEVGNGETGVREKDENEPDTKRRSIEVRVSEPAPAASHRTVTEPRIIVQTTSEVDLLDDGYRWRKYGQKVVKGNPYPRSYYKCTTPGCGVRKHVERAATDPKAVVTTYEGKHNHDLPAAKSSSHAAAAAAQLRPDNRHGGLANINQQQPVARLRLKEEQTT